The following coding sequences lie in one Pseudomonas sp. SL4(2022) genomic window:
- the prmC gene encoding peptide chain release factor N(5)-glutamine methyltransferase, which yields MVTIESLLNHADLPDSPTPRLDAELLLAHVLGKSRSYLHTWPERALEAEQIERYQAALVRRQAGEPVAYILGQQGFWSLELEVAPHTLIPRPDTELLVETVLALLPATPAALLDLGTGTGAIALALASERPAWRLTGVDRVLEVVALAERNRARLKLANANFVQSHWFSALSGQRYQLIVSNPPYIAADDRHLAEGDVRFEPSSALVAGVDGLDDIRLIIQQAPGSLEPGGWLLLEHGFDQAAAVRELLSARGFSAVESRRDLGGHERISLGRFENE from the coding sequence ATGGTCACCATCGAATCCCTGCTCAATCACGCCGACCTGCCCGACTCGCCCACCCCACGGCTGGACGCCGAGTTGTTGCTCGCCCACGTCCTGGGAAAATCGCGCAGTTACCTGCATACCTGGCCGGAGCGCGCACTTGAGGCCGAGCAGATTGAGCGTTATCAGGCCGCGCTCGTTCGGCGTCAGGCCGGCGAGCCGGTGGCCTATATCCTTGGCCAGCAAGGCTTCTGGAGCCTGGAGTTGGAGGTTGCCCCGCATACCCTGATCCCAAGGCCGGATACCGAGTTGTTGGTGGAGACCGTGCTCGCGCTGCTGCCGGCCACACCGGCTGCGCTGCTTGATCTGGGCACCGGCACCGGTGCGATTGCCCTGGCGTTGGCCAGTGAGCGCCCGGCTTGGCGATTGACCGGTGTGGACCGTGTGCTTGAGGTGGTCGCCCTGGCTGAACGCAACCGCGCACGCCTTAAACTGGCCAATGCCAATTTTGTGCAGAGCCACTGGTTTAGTGCCCTGTCAGGCCAGCGCTATCAGTTGATTGTCAGCAATCCGCCCTATATCGCCGCCGATGACCGTCACCTGGCCGAAGGCGATGTGCGCTTCGAACCAAGCAGCGCACTGGTCGCCGGTGTGGATGGGTTGGACGATATTCGCCTGATCATCCAGCAGGCTCCGGGCTCTCTTGAACCCGGTGGTTGGTTGCTGTTGGAGCATGGCTTCGATCAGGCTGCGGCGGTACGTGAGCTGCTTAGCGCGCGTGGGTTTAGCGCTGTGGAAAGCCGGCGTGACTTGGGCGGCCATGAGCGTATCAGTCTGGGACGTTTCGAGAATGAGTGA
- a CDS encoding molybdopterin-synthase adenylyltransferase MoeB — protein MLNDEELLRYSRQILLQQIDIAGQLRLKNSRVLIIGLGGLGSPVALYLAAAGVGELHLADFDTVDLTNLQRQIAHDTASIGLSKVDSASQRLLAINPQLRLHTHRQGLDCDSLAAAVAAVHLVLDCSDNFNTREAVNAACVAAKVPLVSGAAIRLEGQLSVFDPRCDDSPCYHCIYGHGSEAELTCSEAGVVGPLVGVVGSLQALEALKLLAQFGEPLVGRLLLIDALGSRFRELRVKRDPGCSVCGVTSGE, from the coding sequence ATGCTGAATGACGAGGAACTGCTGCGCTACAGCCGGCAGATCTTGTTGCAACAGATCGATATCGCCGGCCAGCTGCGCCTGAAAAACAGCCGCGTGCTGATCATCGGTCTCGGTGGTCTGGGTTCGCCGGTGGCACTGTATCTGGCGGCTGCGGGTGTCGGAGAGTTGCATCTGGCGGACTTCGATACGGTCGACCTGACCAATCTGCAACGGCAGATCGCCCACGACACCGCGAGCATCGGTCTGAGCAAGGTCGATTCGGCGAGCCAGCGTCTGTTGGCGATCAACCCACAGCTGCGCTTGCACACCCATCGCCAGGGTTTGGACTGCGATTCTCTGGCGGCTGCGGTTGCAGCGGTGCACCTGGTGCTGGATTGCTCGGACAACTTCAACACCCGCGAGGCGGTCAACGCCGCCTGTGTTGCGGCCAAGGTGCCGCTGGTCAGCGGTGCGGCGATCCGCCTGGAGGGCCAGCTGTCGGTGTTTGATCCGCGTTGTGACGACAGCCCGTGCTACCACTGCATTTACGGCCACGGCAGCGAAGCGGAGCTGACCTGCAGCGAAGCCGGTGTGGTCGGCCCGCTGGTCGGTGTGGTCGGCAGCCTGCAGGCGCTGGAGGCGCTGAAGCTGCTGGCGCAGTTCGGTGAGCCGCTGGTGGGGCGTTTGCTGCTGATTGATGCCCTTGGCAGCCGTTTCCGCGAGCTGCGGGTCAAACGTGATCCGGGCTGTAGCGTGTGTGGAGTGACCAGCGGTGAGT
- the hemA gene encoding glutamyl-tRNA reductase, whose translation MAFIALGINHKTASVDVRERVAFTPEQLVEALQQLCQRTSSREAAILSTCNRSELYLEQDDLGADEVLAWLANYHQLSLDELRACAYIHADDQAVRHMMRVASGLDSMVLGEPQILGQMKSAFAVAREAGTLGPLLGRLFQATFSTAKTVRTDTAIGENPVSVAFAAVSLAKQIFADLHRSQALLIGAGETISLVARHLHDQGIKRIVVANRTLERASSLAEQFGAHAVLLSEIPDELVNSDIVISSTASQLPILGKGAVERALKQRKHKPIFMVDIAVPRDIEPEVGELDDVYLYTVDDLHEVIAENLKSRQGAAQAAEELVSVGAQDFMQRLRELAAVDVLKAYRQQAERLRDEELGKALRLLSNGSSAEDVLAQLARGLTNKLLHAPSVQLKKFSADGRVDALGVAQELFALDEGVPPAATPNSSAHQ comes from the coding sequence ATGGCCTTTATTGCCCTCGGTATCAACCACAAGACCGCCTCGGTGGATGTCCGCGAACGCGTGGCTTTCACTCCCGAGCAGTTGGTTGAGGCATTGCAGCAGCTCTGTCAGCGCACCAGCAGCCGTGAAGCGGCGATTCTGTCGACCTGCAATCGCAGCGAGTTGTATCTTGAACAGGATGACCTGGGCGCCGATGAGGTGCTGGCATGGCTGGCCAATTATCATCAGCTGAGCCTCGACGAGTTACGTGCCTGCGCCTATATCCATGCCGATGATCAAGCCGTGCGGCATATGATGCGCGTCGCGTCGGGGCTGGATTCCATGGTGCTGGGTGAGCCGCAGATTCTCGGGCAGATGAAGTCGGCGTTCGCTGTGGCCCGCGAGGCCGGCACCCTCGGCCCGCTGCTCGGGCGCTTGTTCCAGGCCACCTTCAGTACCGCCAAGACCGTGCGTACCGATACCGCGATTGGCGAAAACCCGGTTTCCGTGGCCTTCGCTGCCGTCAGCCTGGCCAAGCAGATCTTCGCCGACCTGCACCGCAGTCAGGCGTTGCTGATCGGCGCCGGCGAGACCATCAGCCTGGTTGCCCGCCATCTGCACGATCAGGGCATCAAGCGCATCGTGGTGGCCAACCGCACCCTGGAGCGCGCCAGCAGCCTGGCCGAACAGTTCGGCGCGCACGCCGTGCTGCTTTCGGAAATCCCCGATGAGTTGGTCAACAGCGATATCGTTATCAGCTCCACCGCCAGCCAGCTGCCAATTCTTGGCAAGGGCGCTGTCGAACGGGCGCTCAAGCAGCGCAAGCACAAGCCAATCTTCATGGTCGATATCGCCGTGCCGCGTGATATCGAGCCGGAAGTTGGTGAACTGGACGACGTCTATCTGTATACCGTCGATGACCTGCATGAGGTCATCGCAGAAAACCTCAAGAGCCGTCAGGGCGCGGCCCAGGCCGCCGAAGAGCTGGTCAGCGTTGGCGCTCAGGACTTTATGCAGCGCCTGCGTGAACTGGCGGCAGTGGATGTGCTCAAGGCCTATCGCCAGCAGGCCGAGCGCTTGCGTGACGAGGAATTGGGCAAGGCGCTGCGCCTGCTGAGCAATGGCAGCTCCGCCGAGGACGTGCTGGCGCAACTGGCCCGTGGTCTGACCAACAAACTGTTGCATGCGCCCAGCGTGCAGCTGAAGAAATTCTCTGCTGACGGCCGCGTCGATGCGCTGGGCGTGGCTCAAGAACTGTTTGCCCTCGACGAGGGCGTGCCGCCTGCCGCTACCCCTAACAGCTCGGCCCATCAATAA
- a CDS encoding tetratricopeptide repeat protein → MNRSFALLTAAAFLSGCQTFAPSAPDGKPPVEDPATVATPTQPQVYRAFSQEALLALLTAELAGQRNRFDIALENYLQQAKATQDAGVAERGFRIAEYLGAEQPALETSLLWAKTAPENIDAQRAAAVQLARAGRYDESMTFMEQVLQRQGDTHFDFLALSAAETDPDTRAGLLQSFNRLQAKYPDNSQLQFGKALLLQQDGRPQEALELLEEQPSKNRPIASILLHARLLQSLDRNEDALPLLEKGLEQYPNDKRLRLTYARQLVAQDRLNDAKGEFASLLQQYPNDDDLRFSLALVCLEAESWEEAIVYLEELVERGSHSDAAHYNLARAYEELDDIPSALIEYALVGPGNDYLPAQARQSELLFKQQRGDEAAERLSRARESQPDYAIQLHLIEAEAWSKQRNSERAWQVIEQALEQFPEDLNLLYTRAMLAEKRGDLTLLEEDLRFILEREPDNAMALNALGYTLADRTTRYAEAKQLIEQAHQLNPGDPAILDSLGWVNYRLGNLDEAERLLRKAMQEFPDHEVAAHLGEVLWAQGKQKEARKLWREALRQQPDSDILRSTLLRLTGAETL, encoded by the coding sequence ATGAATAGATCCTTTGCCTTGCTGACTGCCGCTGCCTTCTTAAGTGGCTGCCAGACCTTTGCCCCTTCTGCCCCGGATGGCAAGCCACCCGTGGAAGATCCAGCCACTGTTGCCACGCCTACGCAGCCGCAGGTGTATCGCGCATTCAGCCAGGAAGCCCTGCTGGCGCTGTTGACCGCAGAGCTGGCAGGCCAGCGCAACCGTTTTGATATCGCCCTGGAAAACTACCTCCAACAGGCCAAGGCCACCCAGGATGCCGGTGTCGCCGAACGCGGCTTCCGCATTGCCGAGTACCTGGGAGCCGAGCAGCCTGCACTGGAAACCAGCCTGCTGTGGGCCAAAACTGCACCCGAGAATATCGACGCGCAGCGCGCCGCCGCCGTACAACTGGCCCGCGCTGGCCGTTACGACGAATCCATGACATTCATGGAGCAGGTGCTACAGCGTCAGGGCGATACGCACTTCGACTTCCTTGCCCTGTCTGCCGCCGAAACCGACCCGGATACGCGCGCTGGTCTGCTACAAAGCTTCAACCGTCTGCAGGCGAAATATCCGGACAACAGCCAGCTGCAATTCGGCAAAGCCCTGCTGCTGCAACAAGATGGCCGCCCACAGGAAGCCTTGGAGCTGCTCGAAGAGCAACCCAGCAAGAATCGCCCAATTGCATCAATCCTCCTGCATGCCCGCCTGCTGCAAAGCCTCGATCGCAATGAAGACGCCCTGCCGCTGCTGGAAAAAGGCCTTGAACAGTACCCTAACGACAAACGCCTGCGCCTGACCTATGCACGCCAGCTGGTTGCACAAGACCGCTTGAACGATGCCAAGGGCGAATTCGCCTCACTGCTGCAGCAATACCCCAATGATGATGACCTGCGTTTCTCCCTGGCCCTGGTCTGCCTGGAGGCCGAATCCTGGGAAGAAGCCATCGTCTACCTGGAAGAACTCGTCGAGCGTGGCAGCCACAGCGATGCCGCGCATTACAACCTGGCCCGCGCCTACGAAGAACTGGACGACATCCCTAGCGCGCTGATCGAGTACGCACTGGTCGGCCCGGGCAACGACTACCTGCCAGCCCAGGCCCGCCAGAGCGAGTTGTTGTTCAAACAGCAGCGTGGCGACGAAGCCGCTGAACGCCTTAGCCGCGCCCGCGAAAGCCAGCCCGACTACGCCATCCAGCTGCACCTGATCGAGGCCGAGGCCTGGTCCAAGCAACGCAACAGTGAGCGTGCCTGGCAAGTCATCGAGCAGGCCCTGGAACAGTTCCCGGAAGACCTCAACCTGCTCTACACCCGCGCCATGCTGGCGGAAAAACGCGGCGACCTAACCCTTTTGGAGGAGGATCTGCGCTTTATTCTGGAACGCGAACCCGACAACGCCATGGCCCTCAACGCCCTGGGCTACACCCTGGCCGACCGCACCACACGCTATGCCGAGGCCAAACAGCTGATCGAGCAGGCCCATCAGCTCAACCCCGGCGACCCAGCCATTCTCGACAGCCTCGGCTGGGTCAACTACCGCCTGGGCAACTTAGATGAAGCCGAACGCCTGCTGCGCAAGGCCATGCAGGAATTCCCCGACCACGAAGTCGCCGCCCACCTGGGCGAAGTGCTATGGGCCCAGGGCAAGCAGAAGGAAGCGCGCAAACTTTGGCGCGAAGCCCTGAGGCAGCAACCCGACAGTGACATTCTGCGCAGCACCCTGCTGCGCCTGACCGGAGCAGAGACGCTGTGA
- the lolB gene encoding lipoprotein insertase outer membrane protein LolB — protein MKLVRHLLVFSLITLLAGCAGLTSKEALQGQGNAQSWQAHKQRISSLDAWQINGKVGIRAPKDSGSGTLFWLQRQDYYDIRLSGPLGRGAARLTGRPGEIILEVANQGRYQAASPEQLLQDQLGLNLPVSHLLWWIRGLPSPDSKSRLNLDEQSHLAQLSQDGWYVEYLSYTEQNGFWLPERIKLSGVDLQVTLVIKDWQPRQLGQ, from the coding sequence GTGAAGCTTGTCCGCCACCTGCTGGTTTTCAGCCTGATCACTTTACTTGCAGGCTGCGCCGGCCTGACCTCGAAAGAAGCGCTGCAAGGCCAGGGCAATGCACAAAGCTGGCAGGCCCACAAACAGCGCATCAGCAGCCTGGATGCCTGGCAAATCAATGGCAAAGTCGGCATCCGCGCACCGAAGGACTCCGGCAGCGGCACGCTGTTCTGGCTGCAACGCCAAGATTACTACGACATTCGTCTCTCCGGGCCACTCGGTCGCGGCGCCGCTCGCCTCACCGGCCGACCAGGCGAAATCATCCTGGAAGTGGCAAATCAGGGCCGCTATCAAGCCGCCTCACCGGAACAGTTGCTGCAAGATCAGCTCGGCCTCAACCTGCCAGTCTCCCATTTGCTCTGGTGGATTCGCGGCCTGCCCTCACCGGACAGTAAAAGCCGCCTGAACCTCGACGAGCAGAGCCACCTGGCACAACTGAGCCAGGATGGCTGGTACGTCGAATACCTCAGCTATACCGAGCAAAATGGCTTTTGGCTGCCGGAACGCATCAAGCTCAGCGGCGTTGACCTGCAGGTCACCCTGGTGATCAAGGACTGGCAACCACGCCAGCTCGGTCAATGA
- the ispE gene encoding 4-(cytidine 5'-diphospho)-2-C-methyl-D-erythritol kinase → MSNLAIPTSAELTLPAPAKLNLMLHILGRRPDGYHELQTLFQFLEFGDELGFTLRHDGEIRLHTPIDGVPHDSNLIVRAARLLQQQTGCTLGADIWLDKRLPMGGGIGGGSSDAATTLLGLNHLWQLHSSEDQLAALGLSLGADVPVFVRGHAAFAEGVGEKLQPVTLNEPWFLVAIPQVLVSTAEIFSDPELTRDTPPIKVRSLLEGGGHNDCQPVVQKRYPEVRNALILLNKFVPTRLTGTGACVFGSFPNWDDADKVARQLPGTLPSFIAQGRNISMLHRKLETLVRK, encoded by the coding sequence ATGAGCAACCTGGCCATACCCACCTCTGCCGAATTGACTCTGCCGGCACCGGCCAAGCTCAACCTGATGCTGCATATCCTCGGTCGGCGCCCTGATGGTTACCACGAACTGCAAACGCTGTTTCAGTTTCTCGAGTTTGGCGACGAACTGGGGTTTACCCTGCGCCACGACGGCGAAATCCGCCTGCACACCCCTATCGACGGCGTGCCCCATGACAGCAACCTGATCGTTCGTGCTGCCCGACTGCTGCAGCAGCAAACTGGCTGCACACTGGGCGCCGACATCTGGCTCGACAAACGCCTGCCCATGGGCGGCGGCATTGGTGGCGGCAGCTCGGATGCGGCCACCACCCTGCTCGGCCTAAACCACCTGTGGCAACTGCACAGCAGCGAAGACCAACTGGCAGCGCTAGGACTCAGCTTGGGGGCAGATGTCCCTGTATTCGTGCGTGGCCACGCCGCCTTTGCCGAAGGCGTTGGTGAAAAGCTACAGCCAGTAACGCTGAACGAACCCTGGTTTCTCGTGGCAATTCCGCAAGTGCTTGTCAGCACTGCGGAAATTTTCTCCGACCCTGAGTTGACACGCGATACGCCGCCCATTAAAGTTCGCAGCCTTCTTGAGGGGGGTGGTCATAATGACTGCCAGCCGGTGGTTCAGAAGCGTTACCCTGAAGTTCGTAACGCTTTGATCTTGTTGAACAAATTTGTTCCAACTCGATTAACCGGCACTGGAGCTTGTGTGTTTGGGAGCTTCCCAAACTGGGACGATGCTGATAAAGTCGCCCGCCAACT
- the prfA gene encoding peptide chain release factor 1 encodes MKASLINKLDLLQDRFEELTALLGDADVISNQPQFRAYSKEYAEIEPVYQAFSAFRKVQADLEGAQALLKDSDPDMREMAEEEVAEAKAQLIELEATLQRMLLPKDPNDGRNVFLEVRAGTGGDEAAIFSGDLFRMYSRYAEKQGWRVEVLSASEGEHGGYKEVIARVEGDNVYGKLKFESGAHRVQRVPETESQGRIHTSACTVAVLPEPDEQMAIDINPADLRVDTYRSSGAGGQHVNTTDSAIRITHIPTGTVVECQEERSQHKNRAKAMAWLAAKLKDQQEAAAHKEISDSRKLLVGSGDRSERIRTYNFPQGRVTDHRINLTLYSLNEVIAGGVEAIIEPLLVEYQADQLAALGD; translated from the coding sequence ATGAAAGCGTCACTGATCAACAAACTCGACCTGTTGCAGGATCGTTTCGAAGAGCTGACTGCCTTGCTCGGTGATGCTGACGTGATCAGCAATCAGCCGCAGTTTCGCGCCTATTCCAAGGAATACGCTGAGATTGAGCCGGTCTACCAGGCGTTCAGCGCCTTCCGTAAGGTGCAGGCAGATCTGGAAGGCGCCCAGGCGCTGCTCAAGGACAGCGACCCGGACATGCGTGAAATGGCCGAGGAAGAAGTCGCCGAAGCCAAGGCGCAATTGATCGAACTGGAAGCCACCTTGCAGCGCATGCTGCTGCCCAAAGACCCGAATGACGGCCGTAACGTGTTCCTCGAAGTGCGTGCCGGCACTGGTGGTGACGAGGCGGCGATCTTCTCCGGCGACCTGTTTCGCATGTATTCACGCTATGCCGAGAAGCAGGGCTGGCGCGTGGAAGTGCTGTCGGCCAGCGAAGGGGAGCATGGCGGCTATAAAGAAGTGATTGCCCGGGTTGAGGGCGACAACGTTTACGGCAAGCTCAAGTTCGAATCAGGCGCGCACCGCGTGCAACGTGTGCCGGAAACCGAATCTCAGGGCCGTATTCACACTTCGGCCTGTACCGTTGCGGTGTTGCCCGAGCCGGATGAGCAGATGGCTATCGACATCAACCCGGCGGACCTGCGTGTCGACACGTACCGCAGCTCCGGCGCGGGCGGTCAACACGTCAACACCACCGACTCGGCGATCCGCATCACCCACATTCCCACCGGTACCGTGGTGGAATGTCAGGAAGAGCGCTCGCAGCACAAGAACCGCGCCAAGGCTATGGCCTGGCTGGCGGCGAAACTCAAGGATCAGCAGGAAGCTGCCGCGCACAAGGAAATTTCCGACTCGCGCAAACTGCTGGTGGGCTCTGGTGACCGTTCCGAGCGCATTCGCACCTACAACTTCCCGCAGGGGAGGGTGACCGATCACCGCATCAACCTGACCCTGTATTCGCTGAACGAAGTGATTGCCGGCGGCGTCGAAGCGATTATCGAGCCACTGCTGGTCGAATATCAGGCTGATCAGTTGGCCGCGCTGGGCGATTGA